In the genome of Nocardioides marmoribigeumensis, one region contains:
- a CDS encoding LpxL/LpxP family acyltransferase, translating to MNAVVEKALTRVLGVDMTDATPVVVAGVVAGRLRGLLPVPLMVALARLRAWVGWRNEGVRADARRQMAFLLEHSDPSADIEAAARRYVYRQALRGELRWHPSLTTDLRFEGLEHLEKAVAHGKGVVFNWMHHGHVEATAKPLADAGFHMRQVGAEKLFGALPAWLRQHLKIAAMGGSVMISAARGSQGLLEELQAGHTLSIAVDVPGRTPMRLLGRDVIGSFGAPRFAIATGAPVVIMTSELEHPDDVRPLMRIHPPLWAEDYAGPQELLEAMLEVHEPYLRQWPELYDIPLSHWGLPPEGES from the coding sequence GTGAACGCCGTCGTCGAGAAGGCACTGACCCGCGTGCTCGGGGTCGACATGACCGACGCCACCCCGGTCGTCGTGGCCGGCGTCGTCGCCGGACGCCTGCGGGGCCTCCTGCCCGTGCCGCTCATGGTCGCCCTGGCCCGGCTGCGCGCGTGGGTGGGCTGGCGCAACGAGGGGGTGCGTGCCGACGCCCGCAGGCAGATGGCGTTCCTGCTCGAGCACTCCGACCCCTCGGCCGACATCGAGGCCGCAGCAAGGCGCTACGTCTACCGCCAGGCGCTGCGCGGTGAGCTGCGCTGGCACCCGTCGTTGACCACCGACCTGCGGTTCGAGGGCCTGGAGCACCTCGAGAAGGCCGTCGCGCACGGCAAGGGCGTGGTCTTCAACTGGATGCATCACGGTCACGTCGAGGCCACCGCCAAGCCGCTGGCCGACGCGGGTTTCCACATGCGCCAGGTGGGGGCGGAGAAGCTGTTCGGGGCCCTCCCGGCCTGGCTGCGCCAGCACCTGAAGATCGCCGCGATGGGCGGCTCGGTGATGATCAGCGCCGCCCGCGGCTCCCAGGGGCTGCTTGAGGAGCTCCAGGCGGGTCACACCCTGTCGATCGCGGTGGACGTCCCGGGTCGCACGCCGATGCGGCTGCTCGGCCGCGACGTGATCGGCTCCTTCGGGGCGCCGCGCTTCGCGATCGCCACCGGTGCCCCGGTCGTCATCATGACCTCCGAGCTCGAGCACCCGGACGACGTCAGGCCCCTCATGCGGATCCACCCGCCGCTGTGGGCCGAGGACTACGCGGGCCCCCAGGAGCTCCTCGAGGCGATGCTCGAGGTGCACGAGCCCTACCTCCGGCAGTGGCCCGAGCTCTACGACATCCCGCTGTCCCACTGGGGCCTGCCGCCGGAGGGGGAGTCGTGA
- a CDS encoding alpha/beta hydrolase produces the protein MRPLATVLALVVVVGVGLGARQVWRVSDDVETAIHVPAEFWKDYVEIVAADRSTVTLKQVPGGPTWLRAGRAWGLDWGRGWGQVTKVVEGDDERATRMLRVLGGARPRSGETARFTREGYPRDARRVFPHVRTVVVDGPSTGLPAWFVPGRGDTWAILVHGRGAARSEMFRLMSTTVAMGLPSLDIGYRADPENGGGTAHLGATEWADLESAVRLAHKRGARRVVLLGASMGGSIIASFLERSPLSARVAAVVLDAPLLDVREAIEHKEADATLPLVGLPAPDVLTSWGLRLAEMRTDQDLDAVDHVADRSWVKVPVLVMHGESDPDVPVGSSQRLARLEPRDVELHVVPGAGHVESWNQGPARYDAWVRSFLRSFAP, from the coding sequence GTGCGGCCGCTCGCCACCGTGCTGGCGCTCGTGGTCGTGGTGGGCGTCGGCCTGGGTGCACGGCAGGTCTGGCGGGTCTCCGACGACGTGGAGACCGCGATCCACGTGCCGGCCGAGTTCTGGAAAGATTACGTCGAGATCGTCGCCGCGGACCGCTCCACGGTCACCTTGAAGCAGGTCCCCGGCGGTCCCACCTGGCTGCGGGCCGGCCGCGCGTGGGGCCTGGACTGGGGCCGCGGCTGGGGCCAGGTGACGAAGGTGGTCGAGGGCGACGACGAGCGCGCCACCCGGATGCTGCGGGTGCTGGGCGGAGCGCGGCCGAGGAGCGGGGAGACCGCTCGCTTCACGCGCGAGGGTTACCCGCGCGACGCGCGGCGCGTCTTCCCGCACGTGCGGACCGTCGTGGTCGACGGGCCCTCCACCGGGCTGCCGGCGTGGTTCGTGCCCGGCCGGGGCGACACCTGGGCGATCCTCGTGCACGGCCGCGGTGCGGCGCGGTCGGAGATGTTCCGGCTGATGAGCACCACCGTCGCGATGGGGCTGCCCTCGCTCGACATCGGCTACCGCGCCGACCCCGAGAACGGCGGCGGCACCGCCCACCTCGGCGCGACGGAGTGGGCGGACCTCGAGTCCGCCGTGCGCCTGGCGCACAAGCGTGGCGCTCGGCGGGTGGTGCTGCTCGGCGCGAGCATGGGCGGCTCGATCATCGCGAGCTTCCTCGAGCGCTCCCCGCTCTCGGCCCGCGTGGCGGCCGTCGTGCTCGACGCGCCCCTGCTCGACGTACGCGAGGCGATCGAGCACAAGGAGGCGGACGCGACGCTGCCGCTGGTCGGGCTGCCGGCCCCGGACGTCCTCACCAGCTGGGGCCTGCGCCTGGCCGAGATGCGCACCGACCAGGACCTCGACGCGGTCGACCACGTGGCGGACCGCTCGTGGGTCAAGGTGCCGGTGCTGGTGATGCACGGGGAGTCCGACCCCGACGTGCCGGTGGGGTCGTCGCAGCGGCTGGCCCGGCTGGAGCCCCGGGACGTCGAGCTGCACGTCGTCCCCGGTGCCGGTCACGTCGAGTCGTGGAACCAGGGGCCCGCGAGGTACGACGCCTGGGTGCGGTCGTTCCTTCGCTCATTCGCCCCCTAG